One Chromobacterium paludis genomic window carries:
- a CDS encoding ABC transporter permease, with the protein MNTVKLAWRNLLRNRRRTVATLGTMVAGVVALLLFGGYNRTVQYGLQTSFVRGVGHLQIQHKDFFQYGSGNPAAYGIRDYRRVIRVVENDPVLKPMLLVATPTLSLGGIAGHYSAGASRTVFAQGSEVEGQNRMRQWDDYHFGIPAKPAALTGSAPDAAVIGKGLARTLQLCDALKVDHCRPPRGQDKGGAAMPADLAALSAAAPQPKADGSIELLAATASGAPNVARLQVVKAQSMGVKELDDMYVSLHLAQAQRLVYGAEAPRVTAIELQLRHTAQIPAARARLAQLFASSLKDQPLAVYDFTELQPQYGQITGMFGTIFGFLSILIGCVSLFTIANTMNMVVMERTVEIGTLRAMGLRRGGIQRLFLCEGVMLGALGSACGIALSLLLAALINHAGLTWLPPGQVDPSPIYVRLWGENRMLLGCALGLMLMAMLSAWWPARRAARAVIVDALRHA; encoded by the coding sequence ATGAATACCGTGAAACTGGCCTGGCGCAACCTGCTGCGCAACCGCCGCCGCACCGTGGCCACCCTGGGCACCATGGTGGCAGGCGTGGTGGCCCTGCTGCTGTTCGGCGGCTACAACCGCACCGTGCAATACGGCCTGCAAACCAGCTTTGTGCGCGGGGTGGGCCATCTGCAGATCCAGCATAAAGACTTTTTCCAATACGGCAGCGGCAATCCGGCCGCTTACGGCATTCGGGATTACCGCCGGGTGATCCGCGTGGTGGAGAACGACCCGGTGCTCAAGCCGATGCTGCTGGTGGCCACGCCGACGTTGTCGCTGGGCGGCATCGCCGGCCATTACTCGGCCGGCGCCTCGCGCACCGTGTTCGCTCAGGGCAGCGAGGTGGAGGGACAGAACCGCATGCGGCAGTGGGACGATTACCACTTCGGCATCCCGGCCAAGCCGGCGGCGCTGACTGGCAGCGCGCCCGACGCGGCGGTCATCGGCAAGGGCCTGGCGCGGACGCTGCAGCTGTGCGACGCGCTGAAGGTGGACCATTGCCGGCCGCCGCGCGGCCAGGACAAGGGCGGAGCGGCCATGCCGGCCGACCTGGCCGCGCTGTCCGCCGCCGCGCCGCAACCGAAGGCCGACGGCAGCATAGAGCTATTGGCCGCCACCGCCAGCGGCGCGCCCAATGTGGCGCGGCTGCAGGTGGTGAAGGCGCAGAGCATGGGCGTGAAGGAGCTGGACGATATGTATGTCAGCCTGCACCTGGCGCAGGCGCAGCGGCTGGTGTACGGCGCGGAAGCGCCGCGCGTCACCGCCATCGAGCTGCAGCTGCGCCATACCGCGCAGATTCCGGCGGCCCGCGCCCGGCTGGCCCAGCTGTTCGCCAGCTCGCTGAAGGACCAGCCCTTGGCCGTGTATGACTTCACCGAGCTGCAGCCGCAATACGGCCAGATCACCGGCATGTTTGGCACCATCTTCGGCTTCCTGTCCATCCTGATCGGCTGCGTCTCGCTGTTCACCATCGCCAACACCATGAATATGGTGGTGATGGAGCGCACGGTGGAGATAGGCACGTTGCGCGCCATGGGCCTGCGTCGCGGCGGCATCCAGCGCCTGTTCCTGTGCGAGGGCGTGATGCTGGGCGCGCTGGGCAGCGCTTGCGGCATTGCCCTGTCCCTGCTGCTGGCCGCGCTGATCAACCACGCCGGGCTGACTTGGCTGCCGCCGGGCCAAGTGGACCCGTCGCCCATCTATGTGAGGCTGTGGGGCGAGAACCGCATGCTGCTGGGCTGCGCGCTGGGCCTGATGCTGATGGCCATGCTGTCCGCCTGGTGGCCGGCCCGCCGCGCCGCCCGCGCCGTGATCGTGGACGCGCTGCGCCACGCCTGA
- a CDS encoding ABC transporter ATP-binding protein: MGTVEMRGVSKHYRLDQVSVPALQDVDLSIRPGGFTVLAGPSGSGKTTLLNLIGGVDRPDAGRVQVAGQDIVHLNDNALSDFRARHIGFIFQTFNLLPVLSAYENVEYPLLLNRVPAGERKNRVMELLDAVGLADKARNRPGQLSGGQRQRVAIARALVHRPSLVLADEPTANLDSQTGGAILALLRDLQRQYQLTVVFSSHDPQVIAAADDRYQVRDGRVSRPQPHTEKEMA; encoded by the coding sequence ATGGGGACCGTAGAGATGCGCGGCGTGAGCAAGCATTACCGCTTGGACCAGGTTAGCGTGCCGGCGTTGCAGGACGTGGACTTGTCCATCCGTCCCGGCGGCTTCACCGTGCTGGCCGGACCGTCCGGCAGCGGCAAGACCACGCTGCTGAACCTGATAGGCGGCGTGGATCGGCCGGACGCAGGCCGTGTCCAGGTGGCCGGGCAGGACATCGTCCATTTGAACGACAACGCGCTCAGCGATTTCCGCGCCCGCCACATCGGCTTCATCTTCCAGACTTTCAACCTGCTGCCGGTGCTGTCGGCTTACGAGAACGTGGAGTACCCGCTGTTGCTGAACCGGGTGCCGGCGGGAGAGCGCAAGAATCGAGTGATGGAGTTGCTGGACGCCGTGGGCCTGGCCGACAAGGCGCGCAACCGTCCCGGCCAGCTGTCCGGCGGCCAGCGCCAGCGCGTGGCCATCGCCCGCGCCCTGGTCCATCGGCCCTCGCTGGTGCTGGCGGACGAGCCGACGGCCAATCTGGACAGCCAGACCGGCGGCGCCATCCTGGCCCTGCTGCGCGATCTGCAGCGCCAATACCAGTTGACCGTGGTGTTCTCCTCGCATGATCCGCAGGTGATCGCCGCCGCGGACGATCGCTACCAGGTGCGCGACGGCCGCGTCAGCCGCCCCCAGCCTCATACTGAAAAGGAAATGGCATGA
- a CDS encoding outer membrane lipoprotein-sorting protein codes for MKRMLMMVLLSLAGPLAQAAPDAQAILAASDAVRNPGKPFGLIVSLVGYKDGQENERSALAVYSRADEKSGQYRSLLRFVSPARDAGKLMLKNGNDLWFYDPASKASVPISPQQRLLGQASNGDVVTVNLALDYTARLDGEEDIQDGDRQTRRCYKLHLSARNGGVTYHAIDLWLDKDGYRSRKAKFYSESGSLLKTAYYRAYRVELGRERPTETVIIDGLNPKWVTVMRDSDFAWREVPEAWLQRDYLPRFRAE; via the coding sequence ATGAAAAGAATGCTGATGATGGTGCTGTTGTCCCTGGCTGGCCCATTGGCCCAGGCCGCGCCTGACGCGCAGGCGATACTGGCGGCCAGCGACGCGGTGCGCAATCCCGGCAAGCCGTTTGGCTTGATCGTGTCCCTGGTAGGCTATAAGGACGGCCAGGAGAACGAGCGCAGCGCGCTGGCGGTGTATTCGCGCGCCGACGAAAAAAGCGGCCAGTACCGCAGTCTGCTGCGCTTCGTCAGCCCGGCGCGCGACGCCGGCAAGCTGATGCTGAAGAACGGCAACGATCTGTGGTTCTACGATCCGGCCAGCAAGGCCAGCGTGCCGATCTCGCCGCAGCAGCGTCTGCTGGGCCAGGCCTCCAATGGCGATGTGGTGACGGTGAACCTGGCGCTGGACTACACGGCGCGGCTGGACGGCGAGGAGGACATCCAGGACGGCGACCGCCAGACGCGGCGCTGCTACAAGCTGCACCTGTCGGCGCGCAACGGCGGCGTCACCTATCACGCCATCGACCTGTGGCTGGACAAGGACGGCTACCGCAGCCGCAAGGCCAAGTTTTATTCGGAAAGCGGCAGCCTGCTGAAAACGGCCTACTATCGCGCTTACCGGGTAGAGCTGGGGCGGGAGCGCCCGACGGAAACGGTGATCATAGACGGCCTGAATCCCAAGTGGGTGACGGTGATGCGCGACAGCGATTTCGCCTGGCGCGAGGTGCCGGAAGCCTGGCTGCAGCGCGACTACCTGCCGCGCTTCCGGGCGGAGTGA
- a CDS encoding LytR/AlgR family response regulator transcription factor — protein MPTALIADDEPLLAAALQSALARLWPQLSIVAVAHDGAAALAEINRWRPDFAFLDIRMPGLDGMAVARSVAGSRVVFVTAYDEYALQAFDAAALDYLLKPIDDARLLRCISRLQQATPAVPTVVAPPADAQSEHLRWITAGLGNSKRLIAVDEVLYFKACDKYTELVLAGETQLIRTALKELAARLDPGQFVQIHRGLIVRLAAVQSIEQDLLGRSYVLLKGRGDKLPLSRSYAAQFKAM, from the coding sequence ATGCCCACCGCCCTGATCGCCGACGACGAGCCGCTGCTGGCCGCCGCGCTGCAATCCGCGTTGGCCCGGCTGTGGCCGCAGTTGTCCATCGTGGCCGTGGCGCATGACGGCGCGGCCGCGCTGGCCGAGATCAACCGCTGGCGGCCGGACTTTGCCTTCCTGGACATCCGCATGCCCGGGCTGGATGGCATGGCGGTAGCCAGGAGCGTGGCGGGCAGCCGCGTGGTCTTCGTCACCGCCTACGACGAATACGCCTTGCAGGCCTTCGACGCGGCGGCGCTAGACTACCTGCTCAAGCCCATAGACGACGCGCGGCTGTTGCGCTGCATCAGCCGGCTGCAACAGGCGACGCCTGCCGTTCCGACCGTCGTCGCGCCTCCCGCGGACGCGCAGTCGGAGCATCTGCGCTGGATTACCGCGGGGTTGGGCAATAGCAAGCGGCTGATCGCGGTGGACGAGGTGCTGTATTTCAAGGCCTGCGACAAATACACCGAGCTGGTGCTGGCCGGCGAGACGCAGCTGATACGCACGGCGCTGAAGGAGCTGGCGGCGCGGCTGGACCCTGGCCAGTTCGTCCAGATTCATCGCGGCTTGATCGTGCGCCTGGCCGCCGTGCAATCCATCGAGCAGGACCTGCTGGGCCGCAGCTACGTGCTCTTGAAGGGCCGCGGCGACAAGCTGCCGCTGAGCCGAAGCTACGCCGCCCAGTTCAAGGCCATGTAG
- a CDS encoding ATP-binding response regulator — translation MKGWRDWSLSEKLGKGIMFPALALFATLLISAALYASVIKRPIPDKASDLYWMVAQMQLSLNRLELDAWRYRAGQLARSEVDNSYAIAVSKYRMYSRPSPANTALAQVPGFPAVKAALAELFEKPPRSWSQRDAQQLSQDLAVLRPTLADFAVRARQQETGEMVQQLRLMESHQTLYLLGLTCWLGFLCLFWIVMHRFGKVKRQASQQQQILEREQAARAALVQSELARDTFLATISHEIRSPLQSIQTCVELMEYSVARDTVCYGYLARLKHSTEHLLEQVRDIMDISALKNLQLTLEPAATDIAALIAGIELAHRSLAEAKGLALSIDCPAMPPLWLDGHRLRQIVWNLLSNAIRYTDHGRIDLTLRHQDKQLLILVQDTGVGIADDLKAQLFRPFARGKTRRPGSSGLGLAIVHELVMLFGGRIQVASQPGQGSSFRLLLPVQEAADAAPAAEDAAAPGRILLLDDDDQIRESYHALLEAKGYAVDTVATVPAAIEKVHAQSYHVLLLDLQVGNASGYEVAEAARRTAVNLKTPVIGMTAFTQEFCDPRHTLLTGKLEKPFNFGQLQKLLTQYLPAASLGATKTA, via the coding sequence ATGAAAGGCTGGAGAGATTGGAGCCTGAGCGAGAAGCTGGGCAAAGGCATCATGTTCCCTGCGCTGGCGCTGTTCGCCACCTTGTTGATATCCGCCGCGCTGTACGCCTCCGTCATCAAGCGGCCGATACCGGACAAGGCCAGCGATCTGTACTGGATGGTGGCGCAGATGCAATTGTCGCTCAACCGGCTGGAACTGGACGCCTGGCGCTACCGCGCCGGCCAACTGGCCCGCAGCGAGGTGGACAACAGCTACGCCATCGCCGTCAGCAAGTACCGCATGTACTCTCGCCCCTCGCCTGCCAATACCGCGCTGGCCCAGGTACCCGGCTTCCCGGCGGTCAAGGCCGCCCTGGCGGAGCTGTTTGAAAAGCCGCCCCGCTCATGGAGCCAGCGCGACGCGCAGCAGTTATCGCAAGACTTGGCCGTGCTGCGGCCCACGCTGGCCGACTTCGCCGTACGCGCCCGCCAGCAGGAAACGGGCGAGATGGTGCAGCAGCTGCGCTTGATGGAAAGCCACCAAACCCTGTACCTGCTGGGGCTGACCTGCTGGCTGGGCTTCCTGTGCCTGTTCTGGATAGTGATGCACCGCTTTGGCAAGGTGAAACGCCAAGCCTCGCAGCAACAGCAAATACTGGAGCGCGAACAGGCGGCGCGCGCCGCCCTGGTGCAAAGCGAGCTGGCGCGCGACACCTTTCTCGCCACCATCAGCCACGAGATCCGCTCGCCGCTGCAAAGCATACAGACCTGCGTCGAGCTGATGGAATACAGCGTGGCGCGCGACACCGTCTGCTATGGCTATCTCGCCCGGCTGAAACACAGCACCGAACACCTGCTGGAGCAGGTGCGCGACATCATGGACATCTCGGCGCTGAAAAACCTGCAGTTGACGCTGGAGCCGGCCGCCACCGACATCGCGGCCCTGATCGCCGGCATCGAACTGGCCCACCGCAGCCTCGCCGAAGCCAAGGGCCTGGCGCTGAGCATAGACTGCCCGGCCATGCCGCCGCTGTGGCTGGACGGCCACCGGCTGCGGCAGATCGTGTGGAACCTGCTCTCCAATGCCATCCGCTACACCGACCACGGCCGCATCGACCTGACGCTGCGTCATCAGGACAAACAGCTGCTGATCCTGGTGCAGGACACCGGCGTCGGCATAGCGGATGATCTGAAAGCCCAGCTATTCCGCCCCTTCGCCCGCGGCAAAACGCGTCGTCCCGGCAGCAGCGGCCTGGGGCTCGCCATCGTGCATGAGCTGGTCATGCTGTTTGGCGGCAGGATCCAGGTGGCCAGCCAGCCGGGCCAGGGCAGCAGCTTCCGTCTGCTGCTGCCGGTCCAAGAAGCCGCAGACGCGGCCCCGGCGGCCGAAGACGCCGCGGCGCCCGGACGCATCCTGCTGCTGGACGACGACGACCAGATACGCGAGTCCTATCACGCCCTGCTGGAAGCCAAGGGCTATGCCGTGGACACCGTGGCCACGGTGCCCGCCGCCATAGAGAAAGTCCATGCCCAAAGCTACCATGTGCTGCTGCTGGACCTGCAGGTAGGCAACGCCAGCGGCTATGAAGTGGCGGAGGCCGCCAGGCGCACCGCAGTCAACCTGAAGACGCCGGTCATCGGCATGACGGCGTTCACCCAGGAGTTCTGCGATCCGCGGCACACCCTGCTGACCGGCAAGCTGGAAAAACCCTTCAATTTTGGCCAACTGCAGAAACTGCTGACGCAATACCTGCCGGCGGCGTCACTGGGCGCGACCAAGACCGCCTGA
- a CDS encoding HupE/UreJ family protein: protein MWRTLLLWLALCLPCQAHLMVAQHGTLNLAHGGAYMVLSLPVSAFQGLSLKTPGRITLPELKAEHGAIEAQLQRGAQLLGYGKPLPLQGVMLSFSANEGSDSTDQLVALGRYALPPRETPLIFRVGLYGAAPAERRYEITVTRPGDSELLVLTPDSDSRPLWRSAWAVLSDDFGLGVNHILTGFDHMLFLLVVLSAGWRWRAVLLALSAFTVGHAITLAACVWGGLAAPPAIVEPAIAATIVGMALLDWRARMRGAAMPTGLRIGLVFGFALIHGLGFAGALAELGLDPGHRLPAVAGFNLGIEAGQLLVAALYGLALWLARRVDEGHGLRLARLANWTGIAAGSFWLASRLLGVG, encoded by the coding sequence ATGTGGCGGACGCTGTTGTTGTGGCTGGCGCTATGCCTGCCTTGCCAGGCGCATTTGATGGTGGCGCAGCATGGCACGCTGAACCTGGCGCATGGCGGCGCCTATATGGTGCTGTCGCTGCCGGTCAGCGCGTTTCAGGGGCTGAGCCTGAAGACGCCGGGCCGCATCACCTTGCCGGAGCTGAAGGCCGAGCATGGCGCGATAGAAGCGCAACTGCAGCGCGGTGCGCAGCTGCTGGGCTACGGCAAACCATTGCCGCTGCAGGGCGTCATGCTCAGTTTCTCCGCCAACGAGGGCAGCGACAGCACGGACCAGCTGGTGGCGCTGGGCCGCTACGCGCTGCCGCCGCGGGAGACGCCGCTGATCTTCCGCGTGGGGCTGTATGGCGCGGCGCCTGCGGAGCGGCGCTATGAAATCACGGTGACGCGGCCGGGCGACAGCGAGCTGCTGGTGCTGACACCGGATAGCGACAGCCGGCCGCTGTGGCGCTCCGCCTGGGCGGTACTGAGCGACGACTTCGGCCTGGGCGTCAACCACATCCTGACCGGCTTCGACCACATGCTGTTCCTGCTGGTGGTGCTGTCCGCCGGCTGGCGCTGGCGCGCCGTGCTGCTGGCGCTGTCCGCCTTCACCGTCGGCCACGCCATCACGCTGGCCGCCTGCGTCTGGGGCGGGCTGGCCGCGCCGCCGGCCATCGTGGAGCCGGCCATCGCCGCCACCATCGTCGGCATGGCGCTGCTGGACTGGCGCGCGCGCATGCGCGGCGCGGCCATGCCTACGGGCCTGCGCATCGGGCTGGTGTTTGGGTTCGCGCTGATCCATGGCCTGGGCTTCGCCGGCGCGCTGGCGGAACTGGGGCTGGACCCCGGCCATAGGCTGCCCGCCGTGGCCGGCTTCAATCTGGGCATCGAGGCCGGCCAGTTGCTGGTGGCGGCGCTGTACGGGCTGGCGCTCTGGCTGGCCAGGAGGGTGGACGAAGGCCATGGGCTGCGGCTGGCGCGGCTGGCCAACTGGACCGGCATCGCCGCCGGCAGCTTCTGGCTGGCAAGCCGGCTGCTGGGCGTGGGCTGA
- a CDS encoding molybdopterin-dependent oxidoreductase, which translates to MKHCSAPPRPRATGQRYGYAALLVLALASPAWAEPSLVIGGNIAHYTDTGTRTFTFSPAGLAQLSQHEITTATDWTPKGTFSGPLLRDLLAKAGARGKSVKFFGADEYSITIPIADFHRYDAILAWRWNGKPLKVEDYGPFWVMYPLPDMKQAETNGDFPAKLIWQVKRMEVR; encoded by the coding sequence ATGAAACATTGCTCCGCCCCGCCCCGTCCGCGCGCCACGGGTCAACGCTACGGCTATGCCGCGTTGCTCGTGCTTGCCCTCGCCAGTCCTGCCTGGGCGGAGCCATCGCTGGTGATCGGCGGCAACATCGCGCATTACACCGACACCGGCACCCGGACCTTTACCTTCAGCCCAGCCGGCCTGGCCCAGCTGTCACAGCATGAGATCACCACCGCCACCGACTGGACACCCAAGGGGACCTTCAGCGGCCCGCTGCTGCGCGATCTGCTGGCCAAGGCCGGCGCGCGCGGCAAATCCGTCAAGTTCTTCGGCGCCGACGAATACAGCATCACCATTCCCATCGCCGATTTTCACCGCTACGACGCGATATTGGCCTGGCGCTGGAACGGCAAGCCGCTCAAGGTGGAGGATTACGGCCCATTCTGGGTGATGTACCCGCTGCCCGACATGAAGCAGGCCGAAACCAACGGCGACTTCCCCGCCAAGCTGATCTGGCAGGTCAAGCGCATGGAGGTGCGATGA
- a CDS encoding YHYH protein, with the protein MTLAVAAILCVSCGGGGGSSSSSSTASSASGSSGSTSQTGNYSTAGVLCSYSESTFNSSPSVNATSTAVWSCTSSARQLSANGLPDHAVGTFPNVNNPNTISAQSVTPSFALSPSLSGSSKTVQPTGYALNGVKFDPATAGSCDNSGSCTLVGNTGSWSIEALGQSSFNFGVDSNNAHVQPNGAYHYHGMPNGLIAELGKGTAMTLVGWAEDGFPIYARYGYSSANDAASAIKTLSGSYQLKSTPDSGRPSTSLYPMGTFSQDYQYVAGSGDLDECNGRTGVTPEFPGGIYYYVITDSYPYISRCVKGS; encoded by the coding sequence ATGACCTTGGCCGTGGCGGCCATCCTCTGCGTAAGCTGCGGCGGAGGAGGGGGCTCCTCCTCCAGCTCCAGCACTGCAAGCAGTGCTAGCGGCTCAAGCGGCTCGACCTCGCAAACAGGCAATTACTCCACCGCCGGCGTGCTGTGCAGCTATTCGGAAAGCACGTTCAACAGCTCGCCCTCGGTCAACGCCACCAGCACGGCGGTATGGAGCTGCACCAGCAGCGCGCGCCAGCTCAGCGCCAACGGCCTGCCCGACCACGCGGTGGGCACCTTTCCCAATGTCAACAACCCCAACACCATCAGCGCGCAGTCGGTGACGCCCAGCTTCGCCTTATCGCCCAGCCTGTCCGGCAGCAGCAAGACCGTGCAGCCCACCGGCTACGCGTTGAACGGCGTCAAGTTCGACCCGGCCACGGCCGGCAGCTGCGACAATTCCGGCAGCTGCACCCTGGTCGGCAATACCGGCAGCTGGAGCATAGAGGCGCTGGGACAAAGCAGCTTCAACTTCGGCGTGGACAGCAATAACGCTCATGTGCAGCCCAACGGCGCCTACCACTACCATGGCATGCCCAATGGTTTGATCGCGGAGCTGGGCAAGGGAACGGCGATGACGCTGGTGGGCTGGGCCGAGGATGGATTCCCCATCTACGCGCGCTACGGCTACAGCAGCGCCAACGACGCCGCTTCCGCCATCAAGACGCTGAGCGGCAGCTACCAGCTGAAATCGACGCCGGACTCCGGGCGGCCATCCACCTCGCTATACCCGATGGGCACCTTCAGCCAGGACTACCAGTACGTGGCCGGCTCCGGCGATCTGGACGAGTGCAATGGCCGCACCGGCGTGACGCCGGAGTTTCCGGGCGGCATCTATTACTACGTGATCACCGACAGCTACCCCTATATCTCGCGCTGCGTGAAGGGTAGCTGA
- a CDS encoding sensor histidine kinase, with protein MKVGKFAVDGRGLLFLNIVNLAIALFFTALNGWSMLKDCLLISFSIGYCCWGMSELLQWLKLPRSLIYLLVTLIAVPLGFKLSAVLGAYDVMGQWRLSSDITLRMLLVVMLVSLFTMFLSLFYFRSRALAGELEATRRREAESREAQTAAQLAMLQAQIEPHFLFNTLANVQSLIEIDPPRASTMLRHLNTYLRASLARSRNAQGTVGQELELVGALLDIAAIRMGERLRVSVQVAEELKPLPLPPLLLQPLVENALKHGLEPSVAGGDIAIRVERDGGALRLSVRDSGVGIAESAPTGVGLANIRERLAALYGPAAQLRLSPSQPCGVLAELIVPIA; from the coding sequence ATGAAAGTGGGCAAATTCGCGGTGGACGGGCGTGGGCTGTTGTTCCTGAATATCGTCAATCTGGCGATCGCGCTGTTTTTCACCGCGCTGAATGGTTGGTCGATGCTGAAGGACTGCCTGCTGATCTCGTTCAGCATCGGTTACTGTTGCTGGGGCATGTCCGAACTGCTGCAATGGCTGAAGCTGCCGCGCAGCCTGATCTATCTGCTGGTGACGCTGATCGCGGTGCCGCTGGGCTTCAAGCTTTCTGCTGTTTTGGGCGCCTATGATGTGATGGGCCAATGGCGCCTATCGTCGGACATCACCCTGCGCATGCTGCTGGTGGTGATGCTGGTGTCGCTGTTCACGATGTTCCTGTCCTTGTTTTATTTCCGCTCCCGCGCCCTGGCCGGGGAGCTGGAGGCCACGCGGCGGCGCGAGGCGGAAAGCCGCGAGGCGCAGACCGCGGCGCAACTGGCCATGCTGCAGGCGCAGATCGAGCCGCACTTCCTGTTCAACACCCTGGCCAATGTGCAAAGCCTGATCGAGATCGACCCGCCGCGCGCGTCGACCATGCTGCGGCATCTGAACACCTATCTGCGGGCCAGCCTGGCGCGCAGCCGCAATGCCCAGGGCACCGTGGGCCAGGAGCTGGAACTGGTGGGCGCGCTGCTGGACATCGCCGCCATCCGCATGGGCGAGCGGCTGCGCGTCAGCGTGCAGGTAGCGGAGGAGCTGAAGCCGCTGCCGCTGCCGCCGCTGCTCTTGCAGCCCCTGGTGGAAAACGCGCTGAAGCATGGCCTGGAGCCCAGCGTGGCGGGCGGCGACATCGCCATCCGGGTCGAACGCGACGGCGGCGCGCTCAGGCTGTCGGTGCGCGACAGCGGCGTCGGCATCGCCGAATCCGCGCCAACCGGCGTCGGCCTGGCCAATATCCGCGAGCGGCTGGCCGCCTTGTACGGTCCGGCGGCGCAATTGCGCCTGTCTCCGAGCCAGCCGTGCGGCGTGCTGGCGGAGTTGATAGTGCCAATCGCATAA
- the ppk2 gene encoding polyphosphate kinase 2 — protein sequence MARQVALAPPGSEEDSLTAELPAAYPYHTRLRRAEYERLKQELQIELLKVQSWVKESGQKIVILFEGRDAAGKGGTIKRYMEHLNPRGARVVALEKPSEQERGQWYFQRYINHLPSAGEIVFFDRSWYNRAGVERVMGFCTPLEYLEFMRQAPQLERMLVNSGIKLFKYWFSVSREEQLRRFISRRDDPLKHWKLSPIDIQSLDKWDDYTAAKQAMFFHTHTGDAPWTVVKSDDKKRARLGCIRHFLSRLDYPGKDPRVAHAPDPLIVGDPGEMLGT from the coding sequence ATGGCGCGGCAGGTGGCGCTGGCCCCGCCCGGCAGCGAGGAGGACAGCCTCACGGCCGAATTGCCCGCCGCCTATCCCTATCACACGCGGCTGCGCAGGGCCGAGTACGAGCGGCTGAAGCAGGAGCTGCAGATCGAGCTGCTGAAAGTGCAAAGCTGGGTCAAGGAGAGCGGGCAGAAAATCGTCATCCTGTTCGAAGGGCGCGACGCCGCCGGCAAGGGCGGCACCATCAAGCGCTATATGGAGCACCTGAATCCGCGCGGCGCGCGCGTGGTGGCGCTGGAAAAGCCCAGCGAGCAGGAGCGCGGCCAATGGTATTTCCAGCGCTACATCAATCATCTGCCCAGCGCCGGCGAAATCGTGTTCTTCGACCGCTCCTGGTACAACCGCGCCGGCGTGGAGCGCGTGATGGGCTTCTGCACGCCGCTGGAGTACCTGGAATTCATGCGCCAGGCCCCGCAGCTGGAGCGCATGCTGGTCAACAGCGGCATCAAGCTGTTCAAGTACTGGTTCTCCGTCAGCCGCGAGGAGCAGCTGCGCCGCTTCATCTCGCGCCGCGACGACCCGCTGAAGCACTGGAAGCTGTCGCCGATAGACATACAGTCGCTGGACAAATGGGACGACTACACCGCCGCCAAGCAGGCGATGTTCTTCCACACCCATACCGGCGACGCGCCGTGGACCGTGGTCAAGTCCGACGACAAGAAGCGCGCCCGCCTGGGCTGCATCCGCCACTTCCTGTCGCGGCTCGACTACCCGGGCAAGGACCCGCGCGTAGCGCACGCGCCGGACCCGCTGATCGTGGGCGATCCGGGGGAAATGCTGGGTACCTGA